Part of the Bacillus sp. N1-1 genome, ACCGGCGTATGGCATATAGACGAGAGAATGTCCAGTTAACGCCACCAACTCTGATACAATCGGACCTTTTCGATCGATTCCAGGGTGCTTCACCTGAACAAGAATTGACTGACCTTCCTCAATACAATCAGAAACAGCCGGCATCCGTTCCCCGGCTGTCTTTTTTTGCTGTGCATTAACAAGTTCATCACCATTTAAAAGGCCTGGTTTTCCGCTACCAAGTGAAATAAATGCCGCATTCTTATCATCTAAAATAGACGATACTTTCCCGAGAATAAGGTCTCCCTCATCTGGTTTTTTGGGGTTGATTGCCTCCGCCCAAATATCTGTTATTTCATGATCGCTTACAATAGCGGCCGCCTGCCACTCGTTTTTTTTAAGAACAATGAATTCCATAGCCGCTCTCCTTTTTGCTCTTTTCTCTAGTTTACCTAAATAGTGTACCAACTGCACAGCCAATTTGATTTTTCTTAAAATATGCATGAAGTAAAACTTGCTCATCCGCCTCTACATTTAGATCTTTTATGACGATTTGATAGTGATATCCACGATAAAATGTTGCGAGAAGATCAGTTAATTTCATTTCAGAAGCTACTGAAACAACCTTCTTTTCCCCTTTAAACGTTGTTGAATAACGTTCAAGTAAAAACCGTAAATAAATATAGTGATGATGCTTCCACTCTTTGAACAATGATACGGTAAGAAAAATGATCACCATCCATAAATTTAAGTGAAATGGGAAAAAGACGATTGTTGCCATCATGAGTAAACATAAACAAATAAAGGACGAATGAAGCATTACTCTATGAGATGCTTTAAAAGGATAGCGTAGGGAATAAAATAAAAAAAGAAGCTTTCCGCCATCAAGTGGCCATATCGGCAATAAATTAAAAAGGAGAATCATTAAATTATGAAGTAGGAAAAGACTGAACATATCATCCCATAAACCTAAATAATAGAAGATCGCGCCAACTCCTATCATCCAAACATGTTGTAATGGACCAGCAAGAATAACAATAAGCTCTTCTTTTAACGGGCGATTTCCATGCTCATCCACTACAGCAACACCACCGAACGGCAAAAGAATGATTTCATTGACTCGCCACCCAAAAAAACGAGCTGCTCCCGCATGTCCTAGCTCATGAATAAGGACAACAAGGAACAGCAGCAGCATTTCTCGAAAACGCCCAGTTAGAATAGAAAGACCAATTGTCATCCAGAAAAGCGGATGGATTGTTATCATTCTTAGCATTATTCGATTGGTACAACTTGAAGCGGGTCAATAAACGCTTCGTTTTTCTTTATGGCAAAATAAAACGTTCCTGTCTTGCCATCTTCAGAGTTTGAGACGCTCCCAAGTTGGTCCTTCGTTTGAACAAAATCGTACAGAGAAACATCAATTGAATCCAGCATACCATACCATGACTCGCTTCCATCAGTATGTTGAAGAACAACAGTCTGCCCTATCCCTTCTTTATCTCCTGCATAGGTGACCACCCCTGCATCGATCGCTTCGACTCCAGAGCTTAGTACGGTTTCAACCATAATCCCTTTTCCAGTGGTCTCAAAATTCTCAAGTACTTTGCCACTCGCAGGTAGCGCATAGACAGGAGATTCAGAATTCGAATTTGTTTCTGGAGATGTTGGAAATAAAGCAACTGGATTTCCAAAGTTCCCTTCATACCACTCCTTCACCGAGGCAAACTGGAATTCTTCCGCCATCATATCGTTAACGTAATCCTGGGCCGGAACGAGGCGATCACTCTCTGCTTTAAATAAAATGCCAGCACCTAGAAATAAGCAGGCCGCAATCATCGCTCGCATTAAAAAACTTTGCTTGTTAAAAAGCGGGTGAATTTTCATTTCAACATTTTGATTTGTAAAAGTAGGCATATGATCATGACTTTGTCTTGATCGAGGTTCTCCACGCATTGGCTGACGCTGCTTCTTTCTCGAATGGAGTCGTTTTCTCACATCATCCAGATCTTTCCGCATTCCTCACCCATCCTTCCTATAAGTAGTATTCAGTTTATGACTTGTCCTGTGGGGATATGTCATTTGAATACTTTCAAGTAGGAATAAGTTTGAGTGTACGTTCGGGCTGCACAATCAATGGGTACTATAGACCAAGGATTCTCCAACAAAAAAATCCCGGCCGCAGCCGAGATTTAAGAACGCATTCCAAAAAACTTTTTCACTTTACTAAACACGCCTCTTTCTTCTTGAAGAGAGAGAAGAGGAACCGATTCACCTAAAATTCTTCTTGCGATATTACGATAGGCAATCGAAGCTTTTGAACTAGGATCGAGCGCAATTGGCTCTCCTTTATTTGAAGCTGTAATAACCGTATCGTCATCCCCTACAATGCCCAGGAGATCAATCGCAAGTATTGAAACAATTTCATCTACATCAAGCATTTCGCCACTTTCCATCATGTGGTTTCGAATGCGGTTTACTACAAGTTTCGGTGCTTCGATATTCTCTTCTTTTTCGAGAAGACCTATAATGCGATCGGCATCTCTTACAGCCGACGTTTCAGGTGTTGTGACAACAACCGATTTATCTGCACCAGCGATGGCATTTTTAAAGCCCTGCTCAATGCCTGCCGGACAATCAATTAGCACATAATCGTAATCTTGCTTTAATTCATCGATAATTTTCTTCATTTGCGCCGGCTGAACAGCAGATTTATCTTTCGTTTGTGCTGCCGGAAGCATGTAAAGTGCCTCAAAGCGCTTGTCTTTAATTAAGGCTTGATGAAGCCTACATCTTTCCTCAGCTACATCGACAAGATCATAAATAATCCGATTCTCAAGCCCCATCACTACATCAAGATTTCGAAGACCGATATCCGTATCAACCAGACATACTTTTTTCCCCGATAGTGCAAGAGCTGTTCCAATGTTTGCTGTCGTTGTGGTCTTACCCACACCACCTTTTCCGGAAGTAATGACGATAGCGTCTCCCACACAACATTCCCCTTTCTGTCTACAACCTAGTCAAATTCGGTCGTACTTTGGTCAGTATTTGAACGCGATCAACGCTAATTTCAGATTGACCGTCTTTGACAAAAGCACATTCTGCTTCATGAATGCTCGCCCCTACTTGATCAGGCGGCCTACTGATTAAATCTGCGATTTTAAGCTGCGAAGGTTTCATAACAGCGGCTGTAATAACCGCCTTCATATCTCCATAAGCCCCTGCATGAGCAATGCCTCGAAGTGCACCCATTACAAATATATTGCCAAAAGCTTTAACAGTACCACCAGGGTTTACATCACCAATCAGGAGAAGATCACCTTCCACTTCAAGAACCTGACCTGATCGTACCGTTCTCGCTACGGATGTAATCGTGGACCTCTTACGCTCTTCTTCAGCTTCGTCACGCGACATGACATTCGAATCAATGCGATCAATTTCTAGATTTTGCTTAGATTGAATTATCGCACGAAGTTCTCTTTCTTGCTTTTCTGTTAAATAGCGATTCCCAAGCTTGAGCGTTACTGTAATCGTATGTCCTTCCGTCTGCTGAATATGACGAGCGGAAAGTTTTTCATCAAGTTCATTTATAACATCACGAAAAGCGCAGGAATCATCTAAAATCAGATTCAAGCCGTCTTTCGTTCCTTTAATCGTAACAAAATGCTGTGTTTGCTTTTGTACCATAGACAATTTCATTCACCTCAACATAGAATAATTCAACGTTGCTAAAGGAAACTCCTTCTTTTGGCCTGATTTTCTTGTCTACGGCTTTCAGATAAATCTTCAAGCAACCGTTTTACAGGATAGTAAACAATAAGCAAAAAGATTCCATTTAAAAGTAAGGAAGGAAGATAGCGACTATAGAAAAAGGAAGTAAAGGATACGTCGGTTACATTTATTAAAGAAAATAGTTCATACACATAGAATTCCATCAATGTTACACCTAGTAACCCAAGTATAAGTGTCGTAAACCAATTTAGATGAAAAACTTTCGATAAGTAACCGATTATGTAAGCTGCAACCGACATTCCAAACATATATACACCAACAAGATCTGTATAAATCAGATCATGTAGAAGTCCAAAAACAACACCGTATAGGACGCCATAAGCAGGTGACAAAACCATCCCAATCATAACCACAATCACCGTTACAAAACGCGGGATGAGCTGAAAGTGAAAGCCGTATTGTTCAGGTGCGAACACCTGAAAAACGGTTCCTTCCAAAAGAAAAAGAACAAATAGCGTTCCAACTAGAAAAAAACGCCTCATTCTTCTTCACCTTCGCCCTCATCAGGATTTACGTTTTGTGCTCCACGGTCGATAATCATTACATTGTTAATATCATATAAGTCAGACGCTGGTTTCACATAAGCAGTCTGGGTCGTACCAACGTTATCCGTTTCAATATCAACAATTTCACCGATAACAATACCTCGAGGGAATATTCCGCCATTTCCTGCAGTAATAACGGTTTGGCCTTTTTCTACTTTCGTATCTACCGGAATTTTTGAGAAAAGCAACACTTCTTTTTCGGTATCATATCCTTCAATCGTTCCGAAAACATTCTTATCTTCCTGCGTCATTGCAGCAATTCGATTCGTGCGATCAACATCACTCACTAGTTGAACGGTTGAAGAGAAAGGCTGAACATTTTTCACTTTACCAATTAGACCATCAGGCGTGGCAACGGCCATATCCGCTTCTACCCCATCCTGTTCTCCCTTATCAATCGTTAACAAATCGTTCCAACGGTCAGGTGAACGCGCAATCATATTCGCATGGAAGGTTTGATAGTTCGCGAGTCCAGTTGAGGAGTCAATATTTAACTCGCTTTTTAAATCTTCATTTTCTTTCTTGACGGTTTTCAGCTCTTCTGACACCGCAACAAATTCATTGAGCCTTGACTTCAATAGCTCGTTTTCTTCATACATGTCTTTCATTTCTCCAATACTCTCAAATAAACCCGCTACTGAATTAGCGGGTTTATAGAAGATTGATTGAAGCCAACCAATGGAATCTTTAAAAAACTGCTCAGGCATTGTGAGTGCATCGCGTTCTTTCATTGATGTACCGATTAAAGCAACTAAAATAATAATGCTCACAAGCAATACAATGAGGCGTTTATTTGAGAAAAATTGTGGCATGCGTTACACCTTCCAACTACTTCTGTTTAGAGCGGGAAGTTATACCAGCTCTAGATTTGAACAAATGGATATTTTCTAGCGCACGCCCGGTACCAATCGCAACGCACTCAAGTGGATTTTCAGCAACAATAACTGGCATTTTCGTTTCATCGCTAATTACCTGATCCAGGTTTCGTAGCAATGCTCCCCCACCTGTAAGAACGATGCCCCGATCCATAATGTCAGCTGCGAGCTCAGGGGGCGTTTTCTCAAGCGTTACTTTAACAGCTTCCATAATACTATTAACCGTATCTCGAAGAGCACCAGACACTTCATCTGCCGATACGCTGATTGTTTTCGGAAGTCCTGTCACAAGGTCACGGCCGCGAATATCCATCGCGTCAATACCTTCTGTCGTTCCAGCAGAGCCAATTTCAAGTTTAAGCTGTT contains:
- the minD gene encoding septum site-determining protein MinD, translating into MGDAIVITSGKGGVGKTTTTANIGTALALSGKKVCLVDTDIGLRNLDVVMGLENRIIYDLVDVAEERCRLHQALIKDKRFEALYMLPAAQTKDKSAVQPAQMKKIIDELKQDYDYVLIDCPAGIEQGFKNAIAGADKSVVVTTPETSAVRDADRIIGLLEKEENIEAPKLVVNRIRNHMMESGEMLDVDEIVSILAIDLLGIVGDDDTVITASNKGEPIALDPSSKASIAYRNIARRILGESVPLLSLQEERGVFSKVKKFFGMRS
- the mreC gene encoding rod shape-determining protein MreC — encoded protein: MPQFFSNKRLIVLLVSIIILVALIGTSMKERDALTMPEQFFKDSIGWLQSIFYKPANSVAGLFESIGEMKDMYEENELLKSRLNEFVAVSEELKTVKKENEDLKSELNIDSSTGLANYQTFHANMIARSPDRWNDLLTIDKGEQDGVEADMAVATPDGLIGKVKNVQPFSSTVQLVSDVDRTNRIAAMTQEDKNVFGTIEGYDTEKEVLLFSKIPVDTKVEKGQTVITAGNGGIFPRGIVIGEIVDIETDNVGTTQTAYVKPASDLYDINNVMIIDRGAQNVNPDEGEGEEE
- a CDS encoding M50 family metallopeptidase, translating into MITIHPLFWMTIGLSILTGRFREMLLLFLVVLIHELGHAGAARFFGWRVNEIILLPFGGVAVVDEHGNRPLKEELIVILAGPLQHVWMIGVGAIFYYLGLWDDMFSLFLLHNLMILLFNLLPIWPLDGGKLLFLFYSLRYPFKASHRVMLHSSFICLCLLMMATIVFFPFHLNLWMVIIFLTVSLFKEWKHHHYIYLRFLLERYSTTFKGEKKVVSVASEMKLTDLLATFYRGYHYQIVIKDLNVEADEQVLLHAYFKKNQIGCAVGTLFR
- a CDS encoding M23 family metallopeptidase; this translates as MRKDLDDVRKRLHSRKKQRQPMRGEPRSRQSHDHMPTFTNQNVEMKIHPLFNKQSFLMRAMIAACLFLGAGILFKAESDRLVPAQDYVNDMMAEEFQFASVKEWYEGNFGNPVALFPTSPETNSNSESPVYALPASGKVLENFETTGKGIMVETVLSSGVEAIDAGVVTYAGDKEGIGQTVVLQHTDGSESWYGMLDSIDVSLYDFVQTKDQLGSVSNSEDGKTGTFYFAIKKNEAFIDPLQVVPIE
- the mreD gene encoding rod shape-determining protein MreD; its protein translation is MRRFFLVGTLFVLFLLEGTVFQVFAPEQYGFHFQLIPRFVTVIVVMIGMVLSPAYGVLYGVVFGLLHDLIYTDLVGVYMFGMSVAAYIIGYLSKVFHLNWFTTLILGLLGVTLMEFYVYELFSLINVTDVSFTSFFYSRYLPSLLLNGIFLLIVYYPVKRLLEDLSESRRQENQAKRRSFL
- the minC gene encoding septum site-determining protein MinC, which translates into the protein MVQKQTQHFVTIKGTKDGLNLILDDSCAFRDVINELDEKLSARHIQQTEGHTITVTLKLGNRYLTEKQERELRAIIQSKQNLEIDRIDSNVMSRDEAEEERKRSTITSVARTVRSGQVLEVEGDLLLIGDVNPGGTVKAFGNIFVMGALRGIAHAGAYGDMKAVITAAVMKPSQLKIADLISRPPDQVGASIHEAECAFVKDGQSEISVDRVQILTKVRPNLTRL